TCGGGCGTGTTGTCCGGCAGTTTGTCAAGCAGTTCCTGTCCGTTGGCCGCTTCCAATACGAAATTAAAATCAGGGATGCCGCTCAGCATAGAAATAAATCCTTTGCGGAACAATTCATGGTCATCTGCGATGCCTAATTTTAATACTTTCATCAGGATTCTTATTAAATAATCATGGGGCTTGGCCGGATGCTGCTGCTTAGCCTTTGCAATTTACTCAACTTAGCTGAAATTAAAGAATGCGTTCTCTGCGGAATGGGTGTAATGGTTCGGGCCTGGTTTCGGTAACCGGCGCCACCGGAACCTGCGCAAGAGCGCTGGATCCTCCTTGTTCGGGCCTTTCATACTGAACGGTCCCGTTCACGATAGCCAGCCGGCTTTCAATTCCCAGCAGGCCCAGTCCGGCCAGGTTGTTGTCTTTTATTTGCTCAGGGTCAAAACCAATCCCGTTGTCTGTTACCCGAAGGTTGATATGCTTATGGTTAACTTCCAGTGATATGGCAATTTTAGAGCATCTGGAGTGTTTAATGGCATTGTTAACCAGTTCCTGCATGATACGGTAAAGAGTTAACTCTATCTTCTGGCCCTGCCGGGGGAAATCATCAGCGTTAGAATGGAAGGTGATCGTCAGTTGGTTACCTTCTTCCAGTTTATTGATGAACTCGGAGATCGCATCCGCAAGGCCGAACCTTTCCAGGGTTGTGGGTACCAGGTCACGCGTGATGCGGCGCACGTGCAGAATGGTTTCTTCTACCAGAGACTGGGATTTCCGCATGATCTGGTCTTCTTTCACACCCGATTCGGCCACCAGTTTACTGAGTTGATTGAGGCTCAGCTTGGTCAGCGATAACATAGTACCGATGTCGTCATGCAGATCCTGCGCGATACGCCTGCGTTCGGTTTCTTCGGAGTTGAGTGCGGTATCCAGCAGCAGCCGACTGTAATTTTTTTCGATGTCGTTCAGCTTTTTTTCTTCCTCGAATTTTCTTTTCTGATAATACATCACAAATGAGATAACAAAAAATGCCATCATCAGCATTGCAATGGAAGCAATGAGCAGTGCAAGTTTCAGCTCCTCAATGTTTTGCATAATTATTAATAGAGTGGTAATAAACACCGATTGCAATGAATAACATACTAATGATTTCAAAAATATTAGGGATATATTCCATGAAACCGATATCAACAAAGTTGTCCCATCTGAATGTGTAATGGAATATGGGCGCTATAAACACGAAGCTGGAGTAATACAACAGCAATCCTGAGCATACCCAGAAAAAAGGATAGGCCAGCAGGTTGTTAATTTTTAATGACAGAATCAGTTCACGGAAATATACCAGAATCCAGAATATCATCAGTACACTCTCTAGCGTCAGTGAGTACAGTAATAACTTGTGATCATGCAAATCCGAAATGTCTGGATTTACATGAAAAAGGTCCCATGCGAAAAATAGAAAGTTAAGAAATATTGAACCAGCAACCAACAGCCGGAAGGGTTTTGATTCAATTTTTACTACAAACATAGAACTCAATAGGGCATATCTGACGGGGATGCTTATGTTAAAAAAAATAACTGTGTT
This portion of the Dyadobacter sp. CECT 9275 genome encodes:
- a CDS encoding sensor histidine kinase, coding for MQNIEELKLALLIASIAMLMMAFFVISFVMYYQKRKFEEEKKLNDIEKNYSRLLLDTALNSEETERRRIAQDLHDDIGTMLSLTKLSLNQLSKLVAESGVKEDQIMRKSQSLVEETILHVRRITRDLVPTTLERFGLADAISEFINKLEEGNQLTITFHSNADDFPRQGQKIELTLYRIMQELVNNAIKHSRCSKIAISLEVNHKHINLRVTDNGIGFDPEQIKDNNLAGLGLLGIESRLAIVNGTVQYERPEQGGSSALAQVPVAPVTETRPEPLHPFRRERIL